In Oryza sativa Japonica Group chromosome 2, ASM3414082v1, the following are encoded in one genomic region:
- the LOC4331024 gene encoding uncharacterized protein isoform X1: protein MGAGSSRADAPPRRRAAARGLGLGLAGCFGGGSSGAATGGGGGGGATAASSSRAHEVESWQAARAVAEMDFRASVAAKDIRISSESDPRVHPSSSTISHHLRFNHLNSHENKEDALGTEIAETSVRQSSSGKEVMPRGNFSNEVAYAEITSREGISHIGRDILEPAANNAETDTVCIPEVGGPVSESGFSSSQRASERIMADLEAGEIAHGTSSTTIMSSERSDTSQSSLTSVLPATSTAPSTIGESLPDTVPSREDVPIFSGTQGEIGGNTLHDDMMSIFSNDGPARVRDSSSNEMRRSHRRVLWDTFSRRSSRGYLDSDTDDLGFYSRWLDLGDELFADEIEEARFFHRRRHGSIRVSQYSRSRIREHRRAVFDSGTDQSTVACPLGIHQIGRCTCDSFLIAEESSARASISRIVMLTEALFEVLDEIHRQPASLSLSMVSAQAPESVVNSLPCKSYKKQTAQCSDDMEQCHICLTEYEDGDQIRSLPCKHEFHLLCVDKWLKEVHRVCPLCRGDVCEGAA, encoded by the exons ATGGGCGCCGGGAGCAGCCGCGCCgatgcgccgccgcggcggcgggcggcggcgcgcggcctcgGGCTCGGGCTCGCGGGGTGCTTCGGCGGCGGATCCTCTGGGGCGGccaccggaggcggcggcggcggcggcgcgaccgccgcgtcctcctcgcGAGCTCACGAG GTGGAATCTTGGCAAGCAGCTCGAGCGGTTGCTGAGATGGACTTTCGGGCTTCTGTCGCTGCTAAGGATATCCGCATATCAAGTGAGTCAGATCCAAGAGTGCATCCATCTTCAAGCACAATAAGTCATCATCTCAGGTTCAATCACTTAAACAGTCACGAAAACAAGGAAGATGCCCTGGGAACAGAAATCGCTGAAACAAGTGTTCGTCAGAGTTCATCAGGAAAGGAAGTCATGCCTAGGGGAAATTTCAGTAATGAAGTTGCTTATGCTGAGATAACGTCTAGAGAAGGAATCAGTCATATTGGACGAGATATTTTAGAACCTGCAGCAAACAATGCTGAGACTGACACAGTTTGCATTCCAGAAGTTGGTGGCCCCGTTTCTGAATCTGGTTTCTCCTCCTCACAGAGGGCATCTGAAAGGATCATGGCTGACTTGGAGGCTGGAGAGATTGCTCATGGGACTTCATCCACAACTATTATGTCAAGTGAAAGATCAGATACTTCTCAATCTAGCTTAACATCTGTGTTGCCTGCTACTTCAACTGCACCATCTACAATTGGAGAATCACTTCCAGATACAGTCCCTAGCAGAGAAGATGTCCCCATATTTAGTGGGACACAAGGTGAGATTGGTGGAAATACATTACATGATGACATGATGAGCATTTTCTCAAACGATGGTCCAGCGCGTGTTAGAGATTCAAGCAGCAATGAAATGAGGAGGAGCCATAGAAGGGTTCTGTGGGACACATTTTCCAGACGTAGTTCAAGAGGATATTTAGATTCTGATACCGATGATCTGGGATTTTACAGCAGATGGCTAGACCTTGGTGATGAACTTTTTGCGGATGAGATTGAGGAGGCACGGTTCTTTCATCGGAGACGCCATGGTTCAATCAGAGTAAGCCAGTATTCAAGATCTCGG ATTAGGGAGCATCGGCGTGCTGTTTTTGATAGCGGTACTGACCAAAGTACCGTTGCTTGTCCTTTGGGGATCCACCAAATTGGCAGATGCACCTGTGATTCCTTCTTGATTGCTGAAGAATCTAGTGCCCGTGCAAGTATATCAAGAATTGTCATGTTAACCGAGGCATTATTTGAG GTATTGGATGAAATTCACCGGCAACCTGCATCACTTTCGCTTTCCATGGTCTCTGCCCAGGCTCCAGAATCTGTGGTTAATTCATTACCATGTAAGAGCTACAAAAAGCAGACAGCCCAATGCAGTGATGACATGGAACA GTGTCACATCTGCTTAACTGAATATGAGGATGGAGATCAGATAAGAAGCCTCCCGTGCAAACACGAGTTTCACTTGCTGTGTGTTGACAAGTGGCTCAAAGAAGTACACAG GGTCTGCCCGTTGTGCCGTGGGGACGTGTGCGAAGGTGCCGCCTGA
- the LOC4331025 gene encoding uncharacterized protein isoform X2, producing MDSTPAPAAAAAETPTTAPAFEECLRLLRGERDEQKLAGLLVAANLCRAGDAASVVEVYRAVGPRFLRRLLNTGLGKVEGGKEEDREAYLRLSVTVLSGLARFPEVAADEGVVSTVPLIAEIVSKSSDLAITEECFELLSLIAIASDGGAHTFCEPGVMDMLFLQISNFPDGSRCLELAIHLMQLLVHKIRIDNMTVEKLQGMTSMVTSLARLFAVLHTTVKFEALHMLTALLSQKESPLHDALRSVPSMIWKCQIRVGITAVLQNRVVSSEKLQALLLAECMMSILGENWLSEEYKVPDDQNMMPVDKFVLLVLESARIEVSVLLNELAYLKYESSKNSQRDDAISQKERNLAILFSLIERIIKMISNASSGEGAVCQTIRESTIMKAITGLNETVGLVLDFLQDAKDHGQRKGDDLLAAVRIVGSYLAEAPYACKEKIRHLLEFIFSVEGQDESRILASFGGYKMVIDCLIKMIEQNGMMIDTGNMFLACDTIINFLSNMKNAHIQMGSCFVGLLKALVSWTGTADDSSVIITASCLCTLVLDLTTEEFLLSSSDFDSKTLEKLSKLIARSLHQGIPDDDIEQSNQKQIILSGYRRWSDRYPRVKNILQQHVSV from the exons ATG GATTCCACCCcggctcctgccgccgccgccgcggagacgCCGACCACCGCCCCGGCGTTCGAGGaatgcctccgcctcctccgcgggGAGCGCGACGAGCAGAAGCTGGCgggcctcctcgtcgccgccaacctctgccgcgccggcgacgccgcctccgtcgtcgagGTGTACCGCGCCGTCGGGCCCCggttcctccgccgcctcctcaacACCG GGCTGGGGAAAGTGGAGGGCGGCAAGGAGGAGGACAGGGAGGCGTACCTGCGTCTCTCGGTGACGGTGCTTTCCGGGCTTGCTCGATTCCCAGAGGTTGCCGCCGACGAGGGGGTCGTCTCCACTGTGCCCCTCATCGCCGAGATCGTCTCCAAATC GTCTGATCTGGCAATTACTGAAGAATGTTTTGAGCTCCTGTCTCTTATTGCAATAGCTTCAGATGGTGGGGCGCATACGTTTTGTGAACCTGGAGTGATGGATATGCTCTTCCTCCAAATCTCAAACTTCCCAGATG GTTCAAGGTGCTTAGAGCTTGCCATTCATCTAATGCAGCTACTTGTTCATAAAATCAGAATAGACAACATGACCGTGGAGAAACTGCAAGgcatgacaagcatg GTGACCTCACTTGCTAGGCTTTTTGCTGTTCTTCATACTACAGTTAAATTTGAAGCGCTGCATATGCTTACCGCCCTTCTATCCCAAAAGGAATCT CCGCTTCATGACGCTTTGAGATCAGTACCTTCCATGATTTGGAAATGTCAAATTCGAGTTGGGATAACGGCCGTTCTCCAAAACCGTGTTG TATCTTCTGAAAAGTTGCAAGCTCTTCTTTTGGCGGAGTGCATGATGTCTATACTTGGTGAGAATTGGCTGTCAGAAGAATACAAAGTCCCTGATGACCAGAATATGATGCCTGTTGATAA ATTTGTATTGCTTGTCCTAGAATCTGCAAGAATCGAAGTTTCTGTCCTTCTAAATGAGCTTGCTTATTTGAAGTATGAATCTTCAAAAAATTCCCAGAGAGATGATGCCATCAGTCAGAAAGAGAGAAACCTGGCTATATTATTTTCACTAATAGAAAGAATAATAAAAATGATATCAAATGCCAGTAGTGGGGAAG GTGCTGTATGTCAGACCATCCGTGAGAGCACCATCATGAAAGCAATTACAGGATTAAATGAGACAGTTGGCTTAGTTTTAGACTTTCTGCAGGACGCAAAG GATCATGGGCAAAGGAAAGGCGATGATCTTTTGGCGGCTGTGAGAATAGTAGGAAG TTATCTGGCAGAGGCACCATATGCCTGCAAGGAGAAGATTAGACATCTGCTGGAATTTATCTTCTCTGTTGAAGGGCAAGATGAATCAAG AATTTTGGCATCATTTGGAGGCTATAAAATG GTTATAGACTGCCTTATTAAAATGATCGAACAGAATGGAATGATGATTGACACTGGTAACATGTTTTTAGCATGTGATACCATCATAAACTTTTTGTCAAAT ATGAAAAATGCTCATATTCAAATGGGGTCTTGTTTTGTCGGCCTTCTAAAAGCACTTGTTTCATGGACTG GAACCGCCGATGATTCATCAGTTATCATAACAGCCTCCTGCTTATGCACGTTGGTGTTGGACTTAACAACAGAAGAGTTTTTATTGAGCAGCTCTGATTTTGATTCCAAGACACTTGAGAAGTTGTCAAAGCTCATTGCCAGAAGTTTGCATCAG GGCATTCCTGACGACGACATAGAACAATCCAACCAAAAGCAAATCATACTATCAG GTTACAGGAGGTGGTCTGATAGATATCCACGTGTTAAAAACATCCTGCAGCAGCATGTTTCTGTGTGA
- the LOC4331025 gene encoding uncharacterized protein isoform X1: MDSTPAPAAAAAETPTTAPAFEECLRLLRGERDEQKLAGLLVAANLCRAGDAASVVEVYRAVGPRFLRRLLNTGLGKVEGGKEEDREAYLRLSVTVLSGLARFPEVAADEGVVSTVPLIAEIVSKSSDLAITEECFELLSLIAIASDGGAHTFCEPGVMDMLFLQISNFPDGSRCLELAIHLMQLLVHKIRIDNMTVEKLQGMTSMVTSLARLFAVLHTTVKFEALHMLTALLSQKESPLHDALRSVPSMIWKCQIRVGITAVLQNRVVSSEKLQALLLAECMMSILGENWLSEEYKVPDDQNMMPVDKFVLLVLESARIEVSVLLNELAYLKYESSKNSQRDDAISQKERNLAILFSLIERIIKMISNASSGEGAVCQTIRESTIMKAITGLNETVGLVLDFLQDAKDHGQRKGDDLLAAVRIVGSYLAEAPYACKEKIRHLLEFIFSVEGQDESSSFHSICFMLPMLSQITMEADGCRILASFGGYKMVIDCLIKMIEQNGMMIDTGNMFLACDTIINFLSNMKNAHIQMGSCFVGLLKALVSWTGTADDSSVIITASCLCTLVLDLTTEEFLLSSSDFDSKTLEKLSKLIARSLHQGIPDDDIEQSNQKQIILSGYRRWSDRYPRVKNILQQHVSV; the protein is encoded by the exons ATG GATTCCACCCcggctcctgccgccgccgccgcggagacgCCGACCACCGCCCCGGCGTTCGAGGaatgcctccgcctcctccgcgggGAGCGCGACGAGCAGAAGCTGGCgggcctcctcgtcgccgccaacctctgccgcgccggcgacgccgcctccgtcgtcgagGTGTACCGCGCCGTCGGGCCCCggttcctccgccgcctcctcaacACCG GGCTGGGGAAAGTGGAGGGCGGCAAGGAGGAGGACAGGGAGGCGTACCTGCGTCTCTCGGTGACGGTGCTTTCCGGGCTTGCTCGATTCCCAGAGGTTGCCGCCGACGAGGGGGTCGTCTCCACTGTGCCCCTCATCGCCGAGATCGTCTCCAAATC GTCTGATCTGGCAATTACTGAAGAATGTTTTGAGCTCCTGTCTCTTATTGCAATAGCTTCAGATGGTGGGGCGCATACGTTTTGTGAACCTGGAGTGATGGATATGCTCTTCCTCCAAATCTCAAACTTCCCAGATG GTTCAAGGTGCTTAGAGCTTGCCATTCATCTAATGCAGCTACTTGTTCATAAAATCAGAATAGACAACATGACCGTGGAGAAACTGCAAGgcatgacaagcatg GTGACCTCACTTGCTAGGCTTTTTGCTGTTCTTCATACTACAGTTAAATTTGAAGCGCTGCATATGCTTACCGCCCTTCTATCCCAAAAGGAATCT CCGCTTCATGACGCTTTGAGATCAGTACCTTCCATGATTTGGAAATGTCAAATTCGAGTTGGGATAACGGCCGTTCTCCAAAACCGTGTTG TATCTTCTGAAAAGTTGCAAGCTCTTCTTTTGGCGGAGTGCATGATGTCTATACTTGGTGAGAATTGGCTGTCAGAAGAATACAAAGTCCCTGATGACCAGAATATGATGCCTGTTGATAA ATTTGTATTGCTTGTCCTAGAATCTGCAAGAATCGAAGTTTCTGTCCTTCTAAATGAGCTTGCTTATTTGAAGTATGAATCTTCAAAAAATTCCCAGAGAGATGATGCCATCAGTCAGAAAGAGAGAAACCTGGCTATATTATTTTCACTAATAGAAAGAATAATAAAAATGATATCAAATGCCAGTAGTGGGGAAG GTGCTGTATGTCAGACCATCCGTGAGAGCACCATCATGAAAGCAATTACAGGATTAAATGAGACAGTTGGCTTAGTTTTAGACTTTCTGCAGGACGCAAAG GATCATGGGCAAAGGAAAGGCGATGATCTTTTGGCGGCTGTGAGAATAGTAGGAAG TTATCTGGCAGAGGCACCATATGCCTGCAAGGAGAAGATTAGACATCTGCTGGAATTTATCTTCTCTGTTGAAGGGCAAGATGAATCAAG CTCATTCCATTCTATTTGTTTTATGCTTCCCATGCTATCACAAATAACAATGGAGGCTGATGGATGTAGAATTTTGGCATCATTTGGAGGCTATAAAATG GTTATAGACTGCCTTATTAAAATGATCGAACAGAATGGAATGATGATTGACACTGGTAACATGTTTTTAGCATGTGATACCATCATAAACTTTTTGTCAAAT ATGAAAAATGCTCATATTCAAATGGGGTCTTGTTTTGTCGGCCTTCTAAAAGCACTTGTTTCATGGACTG GAACCGCCGATGATTCATCAGTTATCATAACAGCCTCCTGCTTATGCACGTTGGTGTTGGACTTAACAACAGAAGAGTTTTTATTGAGCAGCTCTGATTTTGATTCCAAGACACTTGAGAAGTTGTCAAAGCTCATTGCCAGAAGTTTGCATCAG GGCATTCCTGACGACGACATAGAACAATCCAACCAAAAGCAAATCATACTATCAG GTTACAGGAGGTGGTCTGATAGATATCCACGTGTTAAAAACATCCTGCAGCAGCATGTTTCTGTGTGA
- the LOC4331024 gene encoding uncharacterized protein isoform X2 produces MGAGSSRADAPPRRRAAARGLGLGLAGCFGGGSSGAATGGGGGGGATAASSSRAHEVESWQAARAVAEMDFRASVAAKDIRISSESDPRVHPSSSTISHHLRFNHLNSHENKEDALGTEIAETSVRQSSSGKEVMPRGNFSNEVAYAEITSREGISHIGRDILEPAANNAETDTVCIPEVGGPVSESGFSSSQRASERIMADLEAGEIAHGTSSTTIMSSERSDTSQSSLTSVLPATSTAPSTIGESLPDTVPSREDVPIFSGTQGEIGGNTLHDDMMSIFSNDGPARVRDSSSNEMRRSHRRVLWDTFSRRSSRGYLDSDTDDLGFYSRWLDLGDELFADEIEEARFFHRRRHGSIRIREHRRAVFDSGTDQSTVACPLGIHQIGRCTCDSFLIAEESSARASISRIVMLTEALFEVLDEIHRQPASLSLSMVSAQAPESVVNSLPCKSYKKQTAQCSDDMEQCHICLTEYEDGDQIRSLPCKHEFHLLCVDKWLKEVHRVCPLCRGDVCEGAA; encoded by the exons ATGGGCGCCGGGAGCAGCCGCGCCgatgcgccgccgcggcggcgggcggcggcgcgcggcctcgGGCTCGGGCTCGCGGGGTGCTTCGGCGGCGGATCCTCTGGGGCGGccaccggaggcggcggcggcggcggcgcgaccgccgcgtcctcctcgcGAGCTCACGAG GTGGAATCTTGGCAAGCAGCTCGAGCGGTTGCTGAGATGGACTTTCGGGCTTCTGTCGCTGCTAAGGATATCCGCATATCAAGTGAGTCAGATCCAAGAGTGCATCCATCTTCAAGCACAATAAGTCATCATCTCAGGTTCAATCACTTAAACAGTCACGAAAACAAGGAAGATGCCCTGGGAACAGAAATCGCTGAAACAAGTGTTCGTCAGAGTTCATCAGGAAAGGAAGTCATGCCTAGGGGAAATTTCAGTAATGAAGTTGCTTATGCTGAGATAACGTCTAGAGAAGGAATCAGTCATATTGGACGAGATATTTTAGAACCTGCAGCAAACAATGCTGAGACTGACACAGTTTGCATTCCAGAAGTTGGTGGCCCCGTTTCTGAATCTGGTTTCTCCTCCTCACAGAGGGCATCTGAAAGGATCATGGCTGACTTGGAGGCTGGAGAGATTGCTCATGGGACTTCATCCACAACTATTATGTCAAGTGAAAGATCAGATACTTCTCAATCTAGCTTAACATCTGTGTTGCCTGCTACTTCAACTGCACCATCTACAATTGGAGAATCACTTCCAGATACAGTCCCTAGCAGAGAAGATGTCCCCATATTTAGTGGGACACAAGGTGAGATTGGTGGAAATACATTACATGATGACATGATGAGCATTTTCTCAAACGATGGTCCAGCGCGTGTTAGAGATTCAAGCAGCAATGAAATGAGGAGGAGCCATAGAAGGGTTCTGTGGGACACATTTTCCAGACGTAGTTCAAGAGGATATTTAGATTCTGATACCGATGATCTGGGATTTTACAGCAGATGGCTAGACCTTGGTGATGAACTTTTTGCGGATGAGATTGAGGAGGCACGGTTCTTTCATCGGAGACGCCATGGTTCAATCAGA ATTAGGGAGCATCGGCGTGCTGTTTTTGATAGCGGTACTGACCAAAGTACCGTTGCTTGTCCTTTGGGGATCCACCAAATTGGCAGATGCACCTGTGATTCCTTCTTGATTGCTGAAGAATCTAGTGCCCGTGCAAGTATATCAAGAATTGTCATGTTAACCGAGGCATTATTTGAG GTATTGGATGAAATTCACCGGCAACCTGCATCACTTTCGCTTTCCATGGTCTCTGCCCAGGCTCCAGAATCTGTGGTTAATTCATTACCATGTAAGAGCTACAAAAAGCAGACAGCCCAATGCAGTGATGACATGGAACA GTGTCACATCTGCTTAACTGAATATGAGGATGGAGATCAGATAAGAAGCCTCCCGTGCAAACACGAGTTTCACTTGCTGTGTGTTGACAAGTGGCTCAAAGAAGTACACAG GGTCTGCCCGTTGTGCCGTGGGGACGTGTGCGAAGGTGCCGCCTGA
- the LOC4331023 gene encoding uncharacterized protein Os02g0798400 precursor: protein MAQNKTIAVALLLATLVAVMGKEPETLEEAVRAGCKEECSEQKKKAPIDEKQCEDFCFIKTKSIFEAHKGVKDLKADRFIDFCNNECNAVYKEDPATSKKCAESCEADAKEAEVFLDKVVAYIQTTKQA from the coding sequence ATGGCCCAGAACAAGACCATTGCGGTGGCCCTGCTCCTTGCCACCCTTGTGGCGGTCATGGGAAAGGAGCCAGAGACGCTAGAGGAGGCAGTGAGAGCTGGGTGCAAAGAGGAATGCAGTGAGCAGAAAAAGAAAGCCCCCATCGACGAGAAACAATGTGAAGACTTCTGCTTCATCAAGACCAAGTCTATATTTGAGGCCCATAAGGGAGTGAAGGATCTAAAGGCGGATAGATTCATAGATTTTTGCAACAATGAGTGTAATGCAGTATATAAGGAGGATCCCGCCACAAGCAAGAAGTGTGCAGAAAGTTGCGAAGCTGATGCTAAGGAGGCCGAGGTATTCCTTGATAAAGTCGTCGCTTATATTCAAACAACGAAACAagcatga